A segment of the Marmota flaviventris isolate mMarFla1 chromosome 2, mMarFla1.hap1, whole genome shotgun sequence genome:
ctaacatatactttttttttatttgacagaAAATTCATTTGCAGATTGCCCGACAAAGGTAAAAAGATCTTAGACACTGTTGCCAAACTGAAAGCTGCCATTGCAGAGCGTGAAGAGGTTAGAGGAAAACGTGAACTGTTTCATTCTGCTAGTTTAGACTGTAAGCTAAGGCAAAAAGTAATTGCAGGAGTTGATGTGGATATAGAAAAGGCCCAGAGTTCTGACCGAATACTTGATACTTCATCACCAGTTCATGCCTGTTCCTTTGTAGATAACATCAAATCATCTAACACAACCTCAGAAAAACAGGGACTTGTACATCCTACTCAAAAAGGTGATGAAGAGATTCCAGAGGCTGAGTACACAGTGAACAAGTGTCCAGCTTCCCATAACAGATTCAGGGGATCTTCCTCACTTGAAGCGAGAGAGCATCTCCCTCAGCATTGTGTTTCAAGTCAAGCAGAAGATACTTCCAGCAGTTTTGACAACCAGTTTATTGATAAGTTCCAAAGGATCACAGTTGCAGACCAAGGTATACATCACTTGGAAGAAAACACAAGTGCTGAAAACTTGATGGGCCTTCGTGATAGGACTCCTAAGAAGCCCCATTACATGGAAGTGTTAGAAATGCGAGCCAAAAATCCAGTGCCCCCAccacataaatttaaaactaatgtgTAAGTATCATTGGAAATAGACCTATCATGGGAATGTAATATGTGTGAAATTCAAAAAGTTGGAAGAATGCTTTTAAGTTCAGTGGGCTTTGTGTGAGTGCTCCTTTTAGGtagaaatgaatatatttgtgGAAACAGTGAGACCAGCCTGGCTGGAGTGGAGGATTCCTGTTGAACCATACTTTAGTTTTGAAGCCAAATAATTGAAAGGGTTTTAAATAGCAGATGGGGACTATTATGTTTCAGAATTCTTAGCCAATATTTCATAGTAAACAGAATTGAAGAGAGTATTTAGTATGGCTTTTTATTTTCGGTACCATTTTTCAGTGTATAGCTTCCCCTTCAATTGGTCTATAATCTAAGAGAAAAATAGTTGTAGGAGTTGATGGactttttcagttatttatttgtgTGCTCACGATGCTCCTCAGAGCATTTAGGTTCTAGATGAGGACCTTAGGTTTATAcacttataaagaaaattaaattataacacAGTTTCTAGGGAAAGGGAGGCAAgaggagttaaaaataaaaaatactttaaaaagttggGGAGGATGGTTACAAATTCTGCTTCTGAATTCTTTGTTGTAGTTTTGTTTCTGAGAGCTGCAGGAAAATAAAAGCTCTTTGAAGAGAAAAGAATTGTTCTTAAAGCAAATATAATACTTAAATCTCAGTAGTAATTGATACCAACCTAAATTTATGAGGATATAAtttcagatgcaaagtcaagctACTGTTTGCTACCTTTcattgaaaaactgaaaacaccTAGTTGAAAATACCTAAAACATTTTGGTGGTTGTTAAAAAGAGACTTTAAAGTTTAATTCTATCatgtaattctttttaatttaacctcaaaacagttttttttttttttttatgttgtgtaGAAAACCACAATCATACTGCATTAATTCATACTTACCTTGTATGCAGTGAGGTATCTTTCTTCACTTTTAGGAGGATGTTTGGGAAAACTAGAAGCATAATtagtcaacaataaaaaagagtaaGTGGGCCTTGTCATTTGAGAACAAGAGGGAGGTAAGGGAATAGCAGTGAGGGCTGCCCAGGATTAGGGAAGTTTAAGAGAGAAGGAGCTTTCTCTGCAATTAGAAGGACTGACATGGAGGGGTTGTTAAGCTCTAGACAGGTGGGCATCAGGCTTCCCTTGAGCAGAGGCTTAGAGGGTAGGCAGTAAGACGAGATCATATTCCTTGGCTTTTCTGctcttcttttgatttctttatgttcTTCTGGATTTGCATATTGCCTGGATATGGAGGCTGCCACATCTATCTCTAGCCTTACTTCAGATTTGCATGGCCAGTTAGCTATAAAACATGACTACTTGGGTGTTTCATGGCACTTCAAGTTCATGTACAAAGTAGAGCTTGTCTCTCTTCCCAAATTTACTTACTCCCATATCTCTCATGTTAATAATGCCACCGCCACCTTTTCTTCCCAAGGCATCTTTTCCCTCATCACCACTGTCTGCTAATCTTGAAGACCTAAGAGATGTATTTCCTTGTTCTTCATCTCTGATTATTCTTACTTCATCATATCTTCCATCAAAGTGAAGGTTCTCATCTCTCTCTTGGTCTGTAAATGTGGACTGTTCTTCCCTCTAGTCTTATTGACCAGCCCTTCCTCTCCACTGCTGCCAGAGTgaaatttgtaaaaatacaaaTCAGAACCTGTTAAATAGACTGGAACTTTGTTTAGTCTGGACTCAGCTTTCTTCCCATCTATCTCTGCTACCCTTTCTTAAGTGtctgttttctgtgtttcctGGATGGTGCACCTCTGTTGCCCCTCATTCACTGTCCTGGGATGCCCTTCTCCCCTTCTTAACATAGTAAGCACTTATTCCAAGACTTTAGATTTCACCTTGAAGCTTTCCTGACaacttccctttctcctcctggaACTGGTCGTGTCTTACTGTACCTATGGTACTATATTTCACTAAAACTATTTGTATGCTTATTCCTCCCTACTGGATAGTAAGCCCCTTTGCAAACGTTCTTATagggaataaatgaaaaaaatagcttCAGTTCAATCATGAAATGtgaagaggggaaggaaaaggcaAAGAGCCTAGGTCTGTGAGTATACACATACCCTCGCTGGAGCAACGAATATGGGTAAACGTCTTACTGTTACCTTTGTTCAAGAATTGATTATTAGGGTTAAAgaccattttgtgtgtgtgtgtgtttgattgaGTTCACAAAAAGGAAATAGTCTGATCATATAACAtaaattctttcttcagtttGCCATCACATCAGAATGACTCACCTAGTCATTCTCAGAGGGGAGAGTCTCCTGTTTCCTTGGCAGAGCGGCGGCGCAGGGACAAGCAGCATCTTGATGACATCACAGCAGCGCGGCTCCTGCCACTTCACCATCTGCCTGCACAGCTGCTTTCCATAGAAGACTCTTTGGCACTTCAGAAACAGCAGAAACAGAATTATGAGGTATTTAGGGCAttaggattttttcccccctgctTACATATGTCAGGATTTACTCTAGGTAGTTCAAGGAGGAAAGAATTTAATAGAAGGGATTAAGTGCTAAAGAAATGGTCAGCTGAGGAGACCATTAGTTCTTAGACATGTGCCATTAGTTTTTAGTTACAAACTTAATAAAACTGCAGGAAACAGCTGGAGATGATCATAACTACCTGCAACCTCAAAGTGATGATTTAACAGGAATTATGGAGAGACTACTGCAAAATTTCACATCCAGCCCATGCTTCTGCCTGTTCCCATTAGGATAGCAGTACTATCAACTCGCTCTTCTGCCTTATAAAATCCATGTGATAGCTTCTCAGTGGTGGAATTTAATCCAGGGAAATATAGCTCCCAGACTTCCATCTCCATCAATACAGAGGCAGCACAGAGTGGGTGGAGGATAGTGTTATATTGCCAAAGTAGGGCACTGAACCATAATCTGAGAGAAGAATTTCCTACTTTGGGCAtcttaaatcaattttatataGCACTTTCTCCAAAGATCTGTGTGTTTTGCATGAAATTTAAGCATGTACCTTTAGAGTTTGTGAATGTGAGTTAATAGAATGGGGGCAAATAGTGTGAGGATCATGGGGTTATAGAAAGGATTTGACATTCTTGGATAATAATTTGAGCCTCCAGGAAGACAGCATCCTTTCCTACTTCCTAGATAACTACTTATCTAGATTTCAGTTAAGTACCATGCACCAATTAATATCTAACTATCTTATTAATCTGTTTTGGCTTTTCATAAAAGCTCACTTGGTTTGGATTAGCATTTTTAAGGCATTCCTTTTTACTCTTCCTCTCAGTGTATGAAAATGATTGCTAGTTATAGCTATAGCATTGAAGAATTGTTTTATAAATTGTCTCTGGGATCTTGAATGCCTGTCCTAAGACATTTTTATGTTGAATTAAACCCTTCAGCTTGAAATTGGTTTCTTTGGCAGAAACCTACTCATAATATTCATGGCCCGAGGGGAAGGACATAAAGACATTTAAGGGATCTTGGAGAAAAGGAAGAGCCAAATGAGGAATGAGCATTGTTCCCTTTATCAGTTGGTAGTGAAGTCCTTTGGTGTGTAAGCATTACCAGACTGAAACTTGCTTGGACTTTTGGTTAGGTACTAATTTCTGAAGGACTTTATTTAGAAAGGGGTAATAAGCTTTTTAGTATTAATATCTTGGTTTTGCCTATGCCATTGAAATGTAACTCTTGGGCCTCTGTCTGGGGAAGAGGGTTCTGTCAGAGTAATCAACACAGTATTAGTAATTTGTAACATTTGATAGGTCTAATTGTTTCTTGTATCAGTGTGTGTAATCACATACTTAATGTGTCTGTATTTATAACTGTTGGGTGCTGAAGTGATTACTCAGTTCTTATAGAAGTGGGCATTTCAAtgcaatgtttatttatttatttatttttaaatttttttgtgtgtttgagaTTAACCGTGCGATTGGGGTgggggtgctttacaactgagctatatccccagccctttttatttttctgagacttggtctcactaagttgctgaggctggtcttgaaattgcaatccttctgcctcagcctcccaagtcactgggattaaaggcatgtaccaccagGCCCTGCTTCAATCCAGTGTTGTTTATTAATGGAAGTTGATAACTACAACTATAGCAGGCTGGTAGTTTTTGCATGCATTGTCCTTTTGTATCTGTAATAGGACACACAGAGTTAGGTTCCTTGTTTTTAGAGAGTATACTAAGTGACTGTTATAACTTCCTAATGAAAAATTGTAAGGAAAAGAACATGAACGTGTGACTTTTTGCTTTGCTCTTTGTTTTAAAGGAGATGCAAGCAAAGCTCGCAGCACAAAAATTAGCTGAAAGACTGAATATTAAAATGCAGAGTTATAATCCAGAAGGGGAGTCTTCAGGGAAGTACCGAGAAGTAAGAGATGAAGATGATGATCAGTCCTCTGATGATGAATTATGAAGATGGGCATTGGAATTATCTCCTAAATCTTCTACTCTTGAGAAGTCATTATCTTCCATCAGACTTTATAACAAGTATCAAGATTGGTGTCAGACACTGTTGAGGGAGAAAACTTTATAAAGTTACAAAAACGTTCCTACAAAAAAAAGCTCAGTTTGTCTTTCAGAAGATGATCTTCATGTGATTGAAAAGTTTAATATTTCAATATTGTGTTTAACcatattgtattaaaattttgcGGTATGTTGTGCATTGGTCTGATATTTTAGTATGTAGTGGaatatgtttttttcctctcaaatggAAGTAGATagcttcactttttttcttattcttacctCTATAAAATAGCATTTATTATGTCTTTCAGTGAAACACTTAAGTTGTCCCAGGTACCTAAAATAAATTAGTAAGACTTAGTTCCCTCTTTTTTTGAGCAGTGAAGGGAGTACAGTCCAAAGCATTGGGTGTATGCTTACTTGAAGTAATTGAGATCTGGGATGTGAATTACCTTGAAAGACACTCATAGAAAAATGCTTcacaaatgtttgttttattctcttgTCTTCCCCTAGGAAGATTGTTCTTACTTCTGATTAGGAATAAGGAATATTTTGAGGAGATGCTAGAGGGGCAGAGGGTTTTTCTAGATGACCAGATTTGCCTGGAGTAAGTTGTGGTATAGGAAATGCAAACTGAGAGCTAAGTGAAAGGAGTAGTTGTTCTCATGCTTTACCTGACTGGAGTTCTTTGCTCTCACAGTTGAGGTTCATGTGTAGTACATTCATGTTTTGGTATGAGAACCggttattttttcaaagttataaCTGAATTGTCAGTTGTCAGTACATTGCTTCCTCCTCCCCATACCCCTCCCCACCGCCAAAAGAGGCATATATAGGCTGCAGAAACCTCAATCTCCTATATATACATGTTCCTgtcattttaaatgattatatggTTGTCTCCAGAGAaattatgttattaaaaaaaaattccttgtttAATGTGGAGCCTTTAAAAgtattgaaaggaaaaataaaatattaattagaacAACTCCAAATACTATTGGTGTTATTTTACTGGTATTTAGTTAAATTTAACTTCTTTGAGAGAGACTGTCCAAATTTAAAGTTTTGACAAAACACATTTAAGTCATATGCATGTGTGATAGGAAGGGCTTAGTTCTATGTCATGTGCTATCCATTTTCCCTCTCCTTGACAAAAAGCAAATGTAAAAAGTATTCTGAATTAGCAGTCtcattagtttttaaaactaATAGTAAATGACTTCagaacacaaaattatttaatgttctttttctatagaatgaaatgacattttatttctggaaagctGGTGGTGCAGAAGGCTCATGTACATGTGGTGTGCATGCAGTCCTTTTCAAGCCTACCAGCCAGAGACAATCTCCACTAACATTTGAGTGTTTGTacttgtacttattttttttatataagcaatacatttatattttaaaaaatgtaataatgcTATACATTGTTTTATAGCCTATGTAGTATAAACATTTTcccacattaaatattttacatttaagacaGCTGCAGAATATTTTTCGTGAGTATACcataacttttaaaacaattttctagTTGAAAAATTTGATTGTTAATTATAATGTAGTCTGTAAACAGTGAAATGATTAGTATCTTAAAAGATAGTCACATCTATACACAATGACATTTCCAGAAGATATTTCTGTAGACATGAAATTGCTAGCTGCAAGGGGATGCAAATTTTTGAGACTCTTGATAATTCATCACTTATTACATACAGATTTTGTCCATTTATGTTCCCACTAGCAATATATCAAACATCCAGAATTAAAATTGGGTACTTAAAATTGTTGCAAATTGAACAAGTACAGAAAAAGGCtacattttaaatgtgtatttctttAACTACATAGAAAACGTTATTTTCCCATATTTATTGgccttttctatttattcttttgaaactTGCTTATTCATATTGTTATTCTCTGGGAGAACTGGCCCTTTTTTTGGCTTACAAGTTCTTTATGAATTAAGGATGTCCATCCTTTGTCATATAATTATTCTTAGTGCGCCATTTGCCTTTTAATACAACTAATGTATTACTTGTTTTCTTTAGGAGTTTATCTTTGCATGTGTGCTTGAATATACATTTCTTAACCCATGTATATTAACCCCTATTTTCtcagtattttgaaatttttatagttattttttagcttaaaaagaattttatcttGTTTATATAACCTGAACTCATTTTCTGCATAACTTTGGGgtgaaaaggaaatttttaatctaTCTCAAGTTTATTTAGGGATATGTATGAGATGAGATTCCATTGTTAATTCTTGTGAAGAGTTTACTGATTGGACAGATTGGTTCAGTATCATCAGCCACCATTTTCCTTCTGATttgtaatgatatttttatagaatattaAATACTTGTATGTCTTTTATACATTGGGCTTGTTGCTGGgccttctgatattttttttccatgcaaTCATTATGGCTTTCATTGGTGTTAATATTCTGTAGAATAAGTTCTCCCTTTTTTGAAATTTGTGAAATACAGCTAcagaaaagtatataaaatgtgTGCAGTTTACTGAATAAAGCAACAGCTGTGTAATCACAAAGCTGATGCGGAGGAACTGCTGCCAGCCCTCCAGATACTCGCTGTGTGTTCCCTCTTAGTACCTCCTCTGTCCCTCAGAGGTCATACCATCCTGACTGTGGTAACCCCCAGCCCCCGCatctttttaaaaggtattttatcAGTTATGTGTTTAACAATAATTAGTCTGTCTTGCTCACTGTTGACTTGTGTAAAGATGGAATCATATCTTGTATCTGGTGTCTTTCactaaaaattcttagaaaattcaTGTCAcatgtaggggtgtgtgtgtgtgtgtgtgtttccattgCTGTGTAATATGTGCTATTTCATTAATATCACTATTTCTTTATTCTGCTCTGATGGACACTTTGGTGATATTTCCAGGATTTGACCATAATAAACATGCTGCGATGAGCATCTTTGTGCCCATAAACATGTTTCTATAGGATGTATACCTAGGGGTAGAATTGCTGGTCTATGAGATATgcatatctttaatattttatattcttgccaTCCCTTCCACGACAGAGAATTCCAGTTTACCAACATTTGGTATTGCCAAACTTTAATTTTAGCCAGTGTGATGCTTCCATAGTAAACtcattctagttttattttacatttcccaAAGTTGAGGGGACATTGAGCAtcatcatatatttattggccactGTATTTCTTTTGCAGAATGACCATTTGAATCTTGTCCATTTTTCTATTGTGTtgattgtcctttttttttcattgatttgtaGGATATATTCTAGATACTATTCAATCAAATAATTTGGTATTTGGTCAAATTTGTTGTAAATAACCTCTCTTTCTGAGGATCAATTTTCAACTTCCTCATGGTGTATTGTAACAAATTCTTAGTTTTAGTGGCAAACATCAATTTTTTATGTTTAGTGgtttttgtgtcttattttaaGGAATCTTTTTCTATCCTGAAGCCACGAAGatagattcttattttttttaagatttttctagtTAGAAAATGCTTTATAATTTGATTCCACCTGGAATATAGTCATCAGGGGAGAGGTCTTTTTGGGTCACCACTATAGCAGTGTGGAGTGTGAAGATGGGCCTTCTCAGCTACTCGCTCATGCACTTCTACTGCATATTAAGCATATATCATATTTATGTTACTTTCTGGGTTCTCTCTTCCATTCTGTTAACCTATTTGTGCTAATACTATACTGCCTTACTCAtgatagttttacagttaggctGGAGGAAGGCCTACCATCTTATTCTTCAAAATGACTTGGATATTTTTGGCTCTTTGCATTTTCATAGAAATGcagaattttagaatcagcttgtccaGTTCCACAAAAATTCCTTAGTAGGTCAAATTCCTCCTTGctcatttttgggaaaaaaatattttatcaattaattTTGTATTACCATCAATATGTTTTGAAACAGTAGAAGATTTGAAACAGTGCCATTTACTAAAGTACATACTTACTGTTTCTAAAAGGgtgaatatttttagtttctatcAGTTAAATGGAACATTTAGAATGCTATTTTATTGTGAATAATTAAAGTATAGTTTTGACTGAGAAGAATtagtgaggaagagaaagaattttagaaCGTCAGATTTAGGCTTTAAACAGGAAAATGTTGTAAATTTGTAGAAGTTGTCATCTTACCTTGAATTTTCAGGTGATTACATCAACAAAAGCAAGTGAGAGCTGAAGCTCTGGGGGCTTAGCCTGAACTGTGAGAAACAAGTATTAATCTAATTCTATAGTAATCATCAATACGAGTAATAATTTTTCATGTTCATAAGACTGTCTCTAATCCATATTACATTTCTGGGGATCCCGGACTACTGTGAGCTCAGGTAGAAGGTAGATAGCTTGTGTGATTATCTCTTTTTCTTATAACTGGGATGTTGAAGTGATTTGCTCAAGATTACTCAGAAGCAGCCAAGAAAAGAACCCAGCACTCAAGATTTAATCAGGTTTTAGGAAGTGCAAATTCTAGGTCAGTGTGGGTAGCATTTGTCATTTCTCTATGACTTAAACACAAAAGAGCTTTTTTCTTTCGAAGAGTTTTTATTTGTAATGTTTTCGTCATTTTAGGACTTAGCCACTGCTGACATCTTCACTCTTCCCTCTTTTTTGGTAGTTGGCTgcataaaacttttagaaaagagATTTCAGGAAAAGTGATATCAGTATCATAGGCCTCATTTAGAAGACCAGGTGACTCTGACAGTTTTCCCTTTATAATCTTAATGGCATACTTtgtactactaaaaaataaaattgttaggaaaaaagattttttgtCCTTGTGCTAGAAAATTGAGAGTGCctgtgctaaataaataaaaggattataTATCCAGCTTTTATGGGGAACATATATAGTCATTTTAGAAATATGGCAAGTCACATTATCGACTAGCTGCTTGACAGCAGGGAGAAACttaaatctattattttaatttctggcTAAAGTGAGGAAGCTTTGATACTTGGCTGATGAAATAAACCTAGTGTTGGATAATACTGAACCATAGCCAGACCACAAATCAGACATGATTCTGAAAGCACAGTATAAAAGCCTGAACAATTAAATATGATCTATTACTTCCCAGATGagtttagaaaacttgaaataaaaaaaggcaaaaaagaaggTAAGCCACTGGAATAGCATTAGAttattagatttaggatttaaaTGCCACTATTTCCTTTGAATCCAGTGGGAAGTTATGTACTCTCATGATGATTAAGTCTCTTAAGATGAGGTCAGTGACCCCTTATCTAATGTATGGGGTATGTTTTGAGAGAACAAAATTTCAAAGTGTGGTCCTTATAGAGCACTTTGAGGGTAAAAGATTTTATATGAAAACCTCATTGTAACGATGGTAACAATTACGACTGAAGCAGTTTAGGAGGCACCTTTTGCCATATGaagtaaaatgtttcaaaatcacCACCATATGAAACTTTtaatttagtgttaaaattaactGAGAACAATAGAGACTTCCTATAAAGCTATTTTGACAAGGGGAAATTAGGACATTGAGCTAAGGAGAACCCCAGCTTTGCATGGAAAAATTTCACATTATTAAGGCAAAAGAATGAGAGTTGTAAATCAAGTCCTTATTTAGAGCATACAGAAATGTTCCTTAAAAGATGGAGACTCTGCTCTGCGCAtataaattttgtctgaaaatacAGCTAGTAAATACATCAATTCTCTTAATCAGTACCACATACAGTGTATTGAATTAAATAGCATTTCTAGTGTTTGCAttgttaaaatgaaagcatatctTCTATTGatcaaatttttaattaaaacttttcttCTCCACTTTAGCTACTTTTAAAAGGGTCCAAATGAAGcattattaggaaaaataaaact
Coding sequences within it:
- the Polr2m gene encoding protein GRINL1A, which translates into the protein MFSLPRGFEPQAPEDLGQRSSAELGEMLKRQERLLRNEKFICRLPDKGKKILDTVAKLKAAIAEREEVRGKRELFHSASLDCKLRQKVIAGVDVDIEKAQSSDRILDTSSPVHACSFVDNIKSSNTTSEKQGLVHPTQKGDEEIPEAEYTVNKCPASHNRFRGSSSLEAREHLPQHCVSSQAEDTSSSFDNQFIDKFQRITVADQGIHHLEENTSAENLMGLRDRTPKKPHYMEVLEMRAKNPVPPPHKFKTNVLPSHQNDSPSHSQRGESPVSLAERRRRDKQHLDDITAARLLPLHHLPAQLLSIEDSLALQKQQKQNYEEMQAKLAAQKLAERLNIKMQSYNPEGESSGKYREVRDEDDDQSSDDEL